The following are encoded together in the Brassica napus cultivar Da-Ae chromosome A9, Da-Ae, whole genome shotgun sequence genome:
- the LOC106367993 gene encoding probable LRR receptor-like serine/threonine-protein kinase At3g47570 gives MRNMKLFLFLYLSALMSLESFGNSHESDKQALLKFKSQVSEEKQVLLSSWNNSSPPCRWTGVTCGRKHKRVTGLDLGGFKMGGMISPFIGNLSFLISLNLTDNSLGGTIPQELGKLFRLEHLDISFNFLGGGIPPSLFNNSRLLEIDLYSNHLGQGFPSELGSLSKLVYLDLGQNNLKGKLPVSLGNLTSLRGLSFGENKLEGEIPDVIARLTQMEIFLFDTNHLSGVFPPVIYNLSSLQYLTMGGNYFSGNLRPDFGNLLPNLRDLSMGDNFLTGAIPSALANISTLQYLAMEINSLTGRIPPSFAKIPYLQELYFNENSLGNFSAGDVEFLIDLTNCTQLQSLDVSWNRLGGDLPASIVNLSMNLIVFDIENNSISGSIPNDIGNLIGLQEFWLSENLLEGPIPASFGKLSGLMALSVHTNRMSGEIPYSLGNITRLETLFLSNNNFARIIPPSLGKCRYLLRLHINNNKLNGIIPQEIMQIPTLVSLNMSNNLLTGSLPEDVGRLENLGELYVAHNKLSGNLPKTLGKCLSMEKLDLQGNSFDGVIPDISGLVGIKAADFSSNNLSGRIPEYLANFSLLEYLNLSFNNFEGNVPTEGKFKNATVVSLFGNQNLCGGVLELRLKPCFTQPPRNSRKQLVIGLSIGISLLLLLFIASVSVCWLKSRKKKNVNEATPSTLGVFHEMISYGDLRNATDGFSSSNLIGSGSFGTVFKAFLPAENKVVAVKVLNMQRRGAMRSFMAECESLKHIRHRNLVKLLTACLGTDFQGNEFKALIYEYMPNGSLDMWMHQEEFEEIFRPSRTLTLLERLNIAIEVASVLEYLHLSCHESIAHCDLKPSNVLLDDDLTAHVSDFGLARILLKYDEEGFINQLSSAGIRGSIGYAAPEYAMGGDISVHGDAYSFGILILEMFSGKRPTDEMFGGDFTLRSGIRSALPEQVLDVADELVLQDGLRIGFPVADCLTQVLQVGLRCSEESPANRLGMREVVKELISIKERFFRARRRARR, from the exons ATGAGAAACATGAAactctttcttttcctttatCTGAGTGCTCTCATGTCACTTGAATCATTCGGGAATAGCCATGAAAGTGATAAGCAAGCACTACTCAAGTTCAAGTCTCAAGTTTCTGAGGAGAAACAAGTTTTGCTGTCTTCATGGAACAACTCATCTCCTCCCTGCAGATGGACAGGGGTTACGTGTGGCCGCAAACACAAGAGAGTTACTGGTCTGGACCTCGGAGGATTCAAAATGGGTGGAATGATATCACCCTTTATTGGTAATCTTTCGTTTCTCATATCACTTAATCTCACTGATAACTCTTTAGGTGGAACCATCCCTCAAGAGCTGGGAAAGTTGTTTAGACTTGAGCACTTGGATATAAGCTTCAATTTTCTGGGAGGAGGGATTCCACCAAGTCTCTTCAACAATTCTAGATTGTTGGAGATTGatttatattcaaatcatcTTGGACAAGGTTTTCCTTCAGAACTAGGATCATTGAGTAAGCTTGTTTATTTAGACCTTGGTCAAAACAACCTGAAAGGAAAACTCCCTGTATCTCTAGGAAACTTGACATCCCTCAGAGGACTTTCCTTTGGTGAAAATAAGCTGGAAGGAGAAATTCCTGATGTCATAGCTAGATTGACTCAaatggaaatttttttatttgatacaaACCATTTATCTGGTGTTTTTCCTCCTGTAATCTACAATTTGTCCTCACTTCAGTATTTGACCATGGGTGGTAATTATTTCTCTGGGAACCTGAGGCCTGATTTTGGTAACTTATTACCAAACCTTCGAGATTTGTCTATGGGAGATAATTTTCTCACAGGAGCCATTCCATCAGCACTTGCAAATATTTCAACACTTCAATATTTGGCCATGGAGATTAACAGTCTGACAGGAAGAATTCCTCCGAGCTTTGCAAAAATACCATATCTGCAAGaactatattttaatgaaaattctcTGGGAAATTTTTCAGCTGGAGATGTTGAATTTCTTATTGATTTGACCAACTGTACCCAACTGCAAAGCTTAGATGTGTCATGGAATAGGCTTGGGGGTGACTTGCCTGCCTCCATTGTCAATCTGTCGATGAACCTCATCGTATTTGACATTGAAAACAATTCCATATCTGGAAGCATTCCTAATGACATTGGGAATCTCATAGGCCTACAAGAATTTTGGTTGTCCGAAAATCTATTGGAAGGACCAATCCCAGCCTCTTTTGGGAAACTTTCAGGATTAATGGCATTAAGTGTCCACACAAATAGGATGTCAGGAGAGATACCATATTCTTTAGGCAACATCACTCGGTTAGAAACACTCTTTTTATCCAACAATAATTTTGCAAGAATCATTCCTCCAAGTCTTGGTAAGTGTAGATATTTGCTACGTTTACATATCAACAATAATAAGTTGAATGGTATTATACCTCAGGAGATTATGCAAATTCCAACCCTTGTTTCCCTAAACATGTCAAATAATTTATTGACTGGTTCTCTACCAGAAGATGTTGGACGACTTGAAAATCTTGGTGAGTTATATGTTGCTCACAATAAGCTTTCAGGGAATCTCCCAAAGACGTTGGGAAAGTGTCTCTCGATGGAAAAACTTGATCTGCAAGGAAATTCTTTTGATGGAGTCATTCCAGATATAAGTGGGTTGGTTGGTATTAAGGCGGCTGATTTCTCAAGCAACAATCTCTCTGGAAGAATTCCTGAATATCTCGCAAATTTTAGCTTGTTGGAGTATCTCAATCTATCCTTTAACAACTTTGAAGGAAATGTGCCAACAGAAGGAAAGTTCAAAAATGCTACTGTAGTCTCGTTATTTGGAAACCAAAACCTTTGTGGAGGCGTCTTGGAACTGCGACTCAAGCCATGTTTTACGCAACCACCAAGAAATTCAAGAAAGCAACTTGTGATTGGGCTAAGCATAGGCATatctttgcttttgcttttgtTCATAGCTTCAGTTTCTGTTTGTTGGTTAAAAAgcagaaagaagaaaaatgtcAATGAAGCAACTCCTTCCACCTTGGGAGTTTTTCATGAAATGATAAGTTATGGAGATCTCCGAAATGCGACAGATGGTTTCTCTTCGAGTAATTTGATCGGGTCAGGAAGCTTTGGTACCGTGTTTAAAGCCTTTCTGCCGGCTGAGAACAAGGTTGTTGCAGTGAAAGTTCTAAACATGCAAAGACGTGGGGCAATGAGGAGCTTTATGGCAGAATGTGAATCCTTGAAACACATTAGACATCGTAATCTTGTGAAACTGTTGACAGCTTGTTTGGGTACTGATTTCCAAGGAAATGAATTCAAAGCTCTAATCTATGAGTATATGCCAAATGGAAGTTTGGATATGTGGATGCACCAAGAGGAATTTGAAGAGATTTTTAGACCCTCAAGAACGTTGACACTTTTGGAAAGGCTTAACATAGCAATAGAAGTGGCTTCTGTTTTGGAGTATCTTCATCTTAGTTGCCATGAATCTATTGCTCACTGTGATCTTAAACCAAGCAATGTTCTTCTAGACGATGATCTAACTGCCCATGTTAGCGACTTTGGTCTTGCTCGGATTCTCCTCAAGTACGACGAGGAAGGCTTTATTAACCAACTTAGCTCGGCTGGAATCAGAGGAAGTATTGGCTATGCGGCACCAG AATATGCAATGGGAGGAGATATATCAGTACATGGTGATGCATATAGCTTTGGGATTCTCATTCTTGAAATGTTCAGTGGAAAACGACCAACCGATGAGATGTTCGGAGGAGACTTTACCCTCCGTAGTGGCATCAGGTCTGCATTGCCAGAGCAAGTTTTGGATGTGGCAGATGAATTGGTTCTTCAAGACGGCCTTAGAATTGGCTTCCCTGTTGCTGATTGCTTGACACAGGTTTTACAAGTGGGACTTAGGTGTTCTGAAGAGTCTCCAGCAAACCGCTTGGGAATGCGTGAGGTTGTAAAAGAATTAATCTCAATCAAGGAGAGGTTCTTCAGAGCCAGAAGAAGAGCTAGACGTTGA
- the LOC106368071 gene encoding phosphatidylinositol 4-kinase gamma 8-like: protein MNCMALALDPLTDRFTHYNRSSQRCRLQSLTNLDFNFLDFNTKPTTLTSSHSFNHRSVSTPCFSISSTNQYAAPEIEILCGGRRVSTIRALVAEVTIALVSGAHPLLLPSGLGGAYLLQTGHGHSIAVAKPVDEEPLAFNNPKGSGGGLKLGQPGLKRSIRVGESGIREVAAYLLDHQGFSSVPPTALVRISHVPFHRNDDGEAVASLQRYVGHDFDAGELGPGSFAVGSVHRIGILDVRVLNLDRHAGNMLVKKIHDQDDESCCYNGVGAAELVPIDHGLCLPECLDDPYFEWLNWPQASVPFTDAELQYISNLDPIKDAELLRTELGSIQEASIRVLVVCTMFLKQAAASGLCLAEIGEKMTRDICRGEESSSLLEILCTKAKASVVGGSYQGEEEDGDDDYSSEWDEVEAELECCIFNFDEEFEELTEEMSQVSKPPLFPRAPSFSANLSALMMCSWIGTHDRSLVRSKSHPVCVNHDDTEGVYFGDMSEDEWEMFLQMFQMLLPEALEGSTSKGPKPRFGSSCKF from the coding sequence ATGAACTGTATGGCCTTGGCTCTCGATCCACTAACCGACCGGTTCACACATTATAACCGATCTTCACAAAGATGCAGACTCCAATCTCTAACCAACCTCGACTTCAACTTTCTAGACTTCAACACCAAACCAACCACTCTCACCTCCTCACACTCCTTCAACCACAGAAGCGTCTCCACTCCATGCTTCTCCATCTCCTCCACAAATCAATACGCTGCTCCAGAGATAGAGATCCTCTGTGGTGGTCGAAGAGTCTCCACCATACGTGCCCTTGTAGCTGAAGTAACCATAGCTTTGGTCTCAGGAGCTCATCCTCTGCTCTTACCAAGTGGCTTAGGTGGTGCTTATCTTTTGCAAACCGGACACGGTCACAGCATTGCTGTTGCAAAGCCTGTTGATGAAGAGCCTTTAGCTTTCAACAACCCCAAAGGTTCTGGTGGCGGTTTAAAGCTCGGACAACCCGGTTTGAAACGGTCTATCCGGGTGGGTGAATCCGGTATCCGTGAAGTGGCTGCTTACCTCTTAGACCACCAAGGCTTCTCCAGCGTCCCACCAACCGCATTGGTCAGAATCTCACACGTTCCCTTCCATAGAAATGATGATGGTGAAGCTGTAGCCTCTTTGCAACGGTATGTAGGTCATGATTTTGATGCAGGAGAGCTTGGACCAGGGAGCTTCGCCGTTGGTTCGGTCCATAGGATTGGGATACTTGATGTGAGAGTCTTGAACCTAGACAGACATGCTGGTAACATGTTGGTGAAGAAGATACACGACCAAGATGATGAGAGTTGTTGTTATAATGGAGTTGGAGCTGCTGAGCTTGTGCCTATAGACCATGGTCTTTGCCTACCTGAATGTCTTGATGATCCTTACTTCGAATGGCTTAACTGGCCTCAAGCTTCTGTTCCGTTCACTGATGCTGAGCTTCAGTATATATCGAATCTTGATCCTATCAAAGACGCAGAGCTTTTGAGAACCGAGCTAGGGTCTATACAAGAAGCTTCTATAAGAGTCCTCGTTGTTTGTACTATGTTCTTGAAACAAGCAGCTGCTTCAGGGCTGTGTCTTGCAGAGATAGGTGAGAAGATGACTAGAGACATCTGCAGAGGTGAAGAGAGTTCTAGTCTGTTGGAGATTCTCTGCACTAAGGCAAAAGCAAGTGTGGTTGGTGGAAGTTatcaaggagaagaagaagatggtgatgatgattatAGTAGTGAATGGGATGAAGTAGAGGCTGAGTTAGAGTGTTGTATTTTCAACTTTGATGAAGAATTTGAAGAGCTTACAGAAGAGATGAGTCAGGTGTCTAAACCTCCTTTGTTTCCAAGGGCTCCATCTTTCTCAGCCAATCTATCTGCTCTCATGATGTGTTCTTGGATTGGGACTCATGATAGGAGCCTAGTGAGGAGCAAGAGCCACCCGGTTTGTGTGAATCATGATGACACTGAAGGTGTTTATTTTGGAGACATGAGTGAAGATGAGTGGGAGATGTTCCTGCAGATGTTCCAGATGCTTTTGCCAGAAGCGCTTGAAGGGTCAACAAGTAAGGGACCAAAGCCAAGATTTGGTTCTTCCTGCAAATTCTAA
- the LOC106368072 gene encoding uncharacterized protein LOC106368072, which translates to MGKNSDEEHNLPPRSDGGAADTARNSQGGNRCSSARISRCFSLRCVLILAFSAAVFLSAVFWLPPFLGLSDPRDLDLDPRFKDHRIVASFDVEKPVSFLEDNLLQLENDITDEISVPMIKVVVLAFERLENLNRTMVVFAIDPEKKSSKIPSEIESLIKAAFQTLVEKELSFRLTESLFGQPFLFEVLKFPGGITVIPSHPVFPLQKAQLLFNFTLNFSIYQIQSNFEELTSQLKKGINLAPYENLYITLSNSRGSTVAPPTIVHSSVLLTFGISSRLKQLSQTITSSHSKNLGLNHTVFGKVKQVRLSSILPRSPVQSLPPSPSPQPETHQHYYHHHHHRHHHHHHELAPEPLPAAKSFAPASAPTKHLHLHRRSPPPCPYEQRRPKGNNALNHHTAAPTPAPHRSKQHAPAPNRSKQHAPAPNRSKQHAPNPTPASHHHAIPVSSPLPHVVFAHIPPPARNTPESGPTGEKTPAPSLTPSSASMGPTFEKASTKLLVIVAVVIICL; encoded by the exons ATGGGGAAGAACAGCGACGAGGAGCACAATCTCCCTCCCAGGAGCGACGGAGGAGCCGCCGATACAGCTAGGAATAGCCAAGGAGGAAACAGATGCTCCTCTGCTCGGATCTCTAGATGCTTTAGTCTCAGATGCGTTTTGATTCTCGCTTTCTCCGCCGCTGTGTTTCTCTCCGCCGTGTTTTGGCTACCTCCTTTCCTCGGGTTATCAGATCCTCGGGATCTAGATCTCGATCCAAGGTTTAAAG aTCACAGGATAGTGGCGAGTTTTGATGTTGAGAAGCCAGTTTCGTTCCTGGAAGACAATTTGTTGCAGCTTGAGAATGATATCACCGATGAAATAAGcgttcccatgatcaaa GTTGTGGTATTAGCGTTTGAACGATTGGAAAATCTGAACAGAACAATGGTTGTTTTTGCAATCGACCCCGAGAAGAAGAGTTCCAAGATACCTTCCGAAATCGAGAGTCTGATCAAGGCAGCTTTTCAAACCCTGGTCGAGAAGGAGTTGTCTTTCCGCTTGACTGAGTCTTTATTCGGGCAACCTTTCCTTTTTGAAGTGCTGAAATTCCCGGGAGGAATCACTGTGATCCCTTCCCATCCTGTATTCCCTTTGCAGAAAGCGCAGCTTCTCTTCAACTTCACGTTAAACTTTTCGATTTACCAGATTCAGTCTAACTTCGAGGAACTCACTAGCCAGCTAAAGAAGGGTATAAATCTGGCTCCCTATGAG AACTTGTACATAACCTTATCAAATTCCAGAGGCTCAACGGTGGCACCTCCTACTATAGTTCATTCTTCTGTTCTGCTCACATTCGGTATCTCATCAAGGTTGAAGCAGCTTTCTCAAACTATCACTAGCTCCCATTCGAAAAACCTTGGCCTAAACCACACCGTATTTGGTAAAGTTAAGCAAGTTCGTCTTTCCTCAATCTTGCCACGTTCACCTGTCCAATCATTACCCCCTTCGCCTTCCCCTCAACCTGAAACCCACCAACACTACtaccatcatcatcaccatcgtcatcaccaccatcatcatgaACTTGCTCCAGAACCTTTACCTGCAGCTAAGAGCTTTGCACCTGCATCTGCGCCAACCAAACACTTACATTTACACCGGAGAAGCCCACCTCCTTGCCCTTACGAGCAGAGGAGACCAAAAGGAAACAATGCTCTGAACCATCACACTGCAGCACCAACGCCTGCACCACACCGGTCTAAGCAACACGCACCAGCACCAAATCGGTCTAAGCAACACGCACCAGCACCGAACCGGTCTAAGCAACACGCACCAAACCCTACCCCGGCAAGTCATCATCATGCTATTCCAGTATCTAGTCCACTTCCCCACGTCGTATTTGCTCATATCCCACCTCCAGCGAGGAACACTCCAGAATCAGGACCAACCGGTGAAAAAACTCCGGCACCTTCTCTCACTCCAT CTTCAGCGAGCATGGGTCCAACCTTCGAAAAGGCATCAACGAAGCTGCTTGTAATAGTAGCCGTTGTAATCATATGTctgtaa